The Plodia interpunctella isolate USDA-ARS_2022_Savannah chromosome 11, ilPloInte3.2, whole genome shotgun sequence genome includes a window with the following:
- the LOC128673976 gene encoding short-chain specific acyl-CoA dehydrogenase, mitochondrial-like isoform X2: protein MWITTVCFCTIEHSVLSELIMSTGALVKLATGLCRHSTKTLSQCRSFTTQLTEQQQYIQDQARLFSIEHLKPKAAKLDIEGRFPHGEIKKLTNMGYMGANVSKEYGGLGLDYLSLAIIVEELSRGCASTGMTLSIHNFLYANLVNEKGTPEQKELFLRDFTKGSIGCFALSEPGAGSDVASIQVTAKQDGDHWILNGRKSWVTSCIEGHAAVVFATFDPALRHKGLACFLVPLDAEGVFRGKKEPIMGIRAATACDLTLEHVRVPGSGLVGRAGDGFRIAMAQLDQARVGIAAHAVGISQAALDTAINYAKERMAFGKSLTRLPSVKDRLTDMSVLIETSRLLTYRAASNVTTKNSAMAKYVAGRNAAAVCDHCVQILGGRGLSTKYDAERHYRDARGTQIYGGVTDIQKRLIGHFLLKEHDAL, encoded by the exons ATGTGGATCACAACCGTATGCTTTTGCACTATAGAGCACTCAGTTTTATCTGAACTTATCATGTCAACTGGCGCGCTTGTGAAATTGGCTACGGGCT tgtgCCGCCACAGTACCAAGACCTTATCACAATGCCGCAGCTTCACCACCCAGCTGACAGAGCAGCAGCAGTACATCCAGGACCAGGCACGACTGTTCAGCATCGAACATTTGAAGCCAAAGGCTGCCAAGCTTGACATTGAAGGGCGCTTCCCTCATGGAGAG ATAAAGAAACTAACGAATATGGGGTACATGGGAGCCAACGTCTCCAAAGAATACGGCGGTCTAGGACTGGACTATTTGTCCCTGGCCATCATCGTAGAGGAGCTGTCCCGAGGTTGCGCCAGCACGGGAATGACGCTATCAATACATAACTTCCTCTACGCGAACCTGGTTAATGAGAAAGGAACGCCGGAGCAGAAGGAGCTGTTTTTGAGGGATTTCACAAAGGGGTCCATCGGGTGCTTCGCTTTGAGCGAGCCTG GTGCGGGCAGCGACGTGGCCAGCATCCAAGTGACAGCGAAACAAGATGGCGACCATTGGATCCTCAACGGGCGCAAGAGCTGGGTCACTAGCTGCATCGAGGGCCACGCGGCTGTCGTGTTCGCGACCTTCGACCCTGCCTTGAGACACAAGGGGCTGGCCT GTTTCCTGGTGCCGTTGGATGCCGAAGGGGTCTTCAGAGGCAAGAAGGAACCCATAATGGGGATCAG GGCGGCCACGGCCTGCGACCTGACGCTGGAGCACGTGCGGGTCCCCGGCAGCGGCCTCGTGGGCCGCGCCGGGGACGGCTTCCGCATTGCCATGGCACAGCTGGACCAGGCCAGGGTGGGCATCGCGGCGCATGCTGTGG gTATCTCACAAGCAGCTCTAGACACAGCGATTAATTACGCTAAGGAAAGAATGGCTTTTGGCAAGAGTCTCACCAGATTACCCTCTGTTAAG GACCGCCTGACGGACATGAGCGTGCTGATAGAAACGTCTCGGTTACTGACGTACCGCGCGGCCAGCAACGTGACCACCAAGAACAGCGCGATGGCCAAGTACGTGGCCGGGCGCAACGCGGCCGCCGTCTGCGACCACTGCGTGCAGATACTGGGCGGCCGCGGGCTCTCCACCAAATACGACGCCGAGAGACATTACAG GGACGCCCGGGGCACGCAAATTTACGGCGGAGtgacagacatacagaaaCGTCTCATCGGACATTTTTTGCTCAAAGAACACGATGCGCTGTGA
- the LOC128673976 gene encoding short-chain specific acyl-CoA dehydrogenase, mitochondrial-like isoform X1: protein MWITTVCFCTIEHSVLSELIMSTGALVKLATGLCRHSTKTLSQCRSFTTQLTEQQQYIQDQARLFSIEHLKPKAAKLDIEGRFPHGEIKKLTNMGYMGANVSKEYGGLGLDYLSLAIIVEELSRGCASTGMTLSIHNFLYANLVNEKGTPEQKELFLRDFTKGSIGCFALSEPGAGSDVASIQVTAKQDGDHWILNGRKSWVTSCIEGHAAVVFATFDPALRHKGLACFLVPLDAEGVFRGKKEPIMGISDVDRAATACDLTLEHVRVPGSGLVGRAGDGFRIAMAQLDQARVGIAAHAVGISQAALDTAINYAKERMAFGKSLTRLPSVKDRLTDMSVLIETSRLLTYRAASNVTTKNSAMAKYVAGRNAAAVCDHCVQILGGRGLSTKYDAERHYRDARGTQIYGGVTDIQKRLIGHFLLKEHDAL, encoded by the exons ATGTGGATCACAACCGTATGCTTTTGCACTATAGAGCACTCAGTTTTATCTGAACTTATCATGTCAACTGGCGCGCTTGTGAAATTGGCTACGGGCT tgtgCCGCCACAGTACCAAGACCTTATCACAATGCCGCAGCTTCACCACCCAGCTGACAGAGCAGCAGCAGTACATCCAGGACCAGGCACGACTGTTCAGCATCGAACATTTGAAGCCAAAGGCTGCCAAGCTTGACATTGAAGGGCGCTTCCCTCATGGAGAG ATAAAGAAACTAACGAATATGGGGTACATGGGAGCCAACGTCTCCAAAGAATACGGCGGTCTAGGACTGGACTATTTGTCCCTGGCCATCATCGTAGAGGAGCTGTCCCGAGGTTGCGCCAGCACGGGAATGACGCTATCAATACATAACTTCCTCTACGCGAACCTGGTTAATGAGAAAGGAACGCCGGAGCAGAAGGAGCTGTTTTTGAGGGATTTCACAAAGGGGTCCATCGGGTGCTTCGCTTTGAGCGAGCCTG GTGCGGGCAGCGACGTGGCCAGCATCCAAGTGACAGCGAAACAAGATGGCGACCATTGGATCCTCAACGGGCGCAAGAGCTGGGTCACTAGCTGCATCGAGGGCCACGCGGCTGTCGTGTTCGCGACCTTCGACCCTGCCTTGAGACACAAGGGGCTGGCCT GTTTCCTGGTGCCGTTGGATGCCGAAGGGGTCTTCAGAGGCAAGAAGGAACCCATAATGGGGATCAG CGACGTCGACAGGGCGGCCACGGCCTGCGACCTGACGCTGGAGCACGTGCGGGTCCCCGGCAGCGGCCTCGTGGGCCGCGCCGGGGACGGCTTCCGCATTGCCATGGCACAGCTGGACCAGGCCAGGGTGGGCATCGCGGCGCATGCTGTGG gTATCTCACAAGCAGCTCTAGACACAGCGATTAATTACGCTAAGGAAAGAATGGCTTTTGGCAAGAGTCTCACCAGATTACCCTCTGTTAAG GACCGCCTGACGGACATGAGCGTGCTGATAGAAACGTCTCGGTTACTGACGTACCGCGCGGCCAGCAACGTGACCACCAAGAACAGCGCGATGGCCAAGTACGTGGCCGGGCGCAACGCGGCCGCCGTCTGCGACCACTGCGTGCAGATACTGGGCGGCCGCGGGCTCTCCACCAAATACGACGCCGAGAGACATTACAG GGACGCCCGGGGCACGCAAATTTACGGCGGAGtgacagacatacagaaaCGTCTCATCGGACATTTTTTGCTCAAAGAACACGATGCGCTGTGA
- the LOC128673973 gene encoding insulin-like growth factor-binding protein complex acid labile subunit, with protein sequence MRAVILTFLFLISNYTSGQDMISETEIERVKLGDICTCSEIHDASGTHFVLNILCSSVDRIEDFQDLDKVEWPPNPHGLKIEANFQAVGITILAKLPPNSQLETLTFNSNAINTYWPDPFSDLPNLRTLSFYQNELSSVSSDLFTKLNMLEDLDLSYNKLSIFSPRDFKTLKRLKRLNLQSNHIQYVPLEAFRPLVALEELDLSRNSLSGEVVLRTLDGEPLKSVKRLLLSANRITTVTKDSFQDDNNIELLDLSYNLIQNIDEDAFLTCANLQELNLGNNNITFVFQLPSLVQIAILKTNTLYHWPQFPASIKLIDLSYNRLSDVYDESRAEFDNLEVLDISGNQITDWTVEKKLSNLINLDLSFNALKEIPKTLNAELLPSLKVLRLDGNPLETIYFKNILALKNLYLNDLEKLKVVDDKAFSNVVGRDETDGHEMMDLSCFSLSLSNCRSLMEIRSRAFDGTSLCMLDLSKNNLTRLPRSLLPWAAVPEGVNLQGNPWACSCDMEWMLDDVLARMYDNNANLLLDLRCASPRALRGLRLAHWYNWTERPLCADEYDVYPRAGPHNTYVMESTSTYTPKVNTLTIILGTCIVTFLVVAVVLIVYLIRTRKRHRARQAAMNRKRQSAIDAKHINGADKEQFSALNKA encoded by the exons ATGCGCGCcgttattttgacatttctatttttaatttcgaattACACAAGTGGCCAAGACATGATCAGTGAAACAGAAATTGAACGCGTGAAACTAGGGGACATTTGCACTTGCAGTGAAATTCATGATGCCTCGGGAACTCATTTTGTGCTCAATATCTTGTGCTCCTCAGTGGACAGGATAGAGGACTTTCAAGATTTAGACAAAGTGGAATGGCCGCCAAACCCTCACGGACTGAAAATTGAAGCTAATTTTCAAGCAGTGGGAATCACTATTTTAgctaa gTTACCACCAAACTCCCAACTGGAGACTCTAACGTTTAACAGCAATGCTATCAACACGTACTGGCCCGACCCCTTCAGCGACTTGCCCAACCTTCGCACCCTCTCTTTCTACCAGAACGAGCTCTCCAGCGTCTCCTCAGACCTGTTCACCAAACTCAACATGCTCGAGGACCTCGATCTCTCATACAATAAACTTTCCATCTTCAGTCCGAGAGATTTCAAAACCTTGAAACGTCTAAAAAGATTGAATTTACAGAGTAATCATATTCAGTATGTTCCATTGGAAGCATTTAGGCCTCTGGTTGCATTGGAAGAGCTGGACTTAAGCAGGAACAGCTTATCTGGTGAAGTCGTGTTGAGAACCTTGGATGGAGAACCGTTGAAGAGTGTAAAGAGGTTGTTGTTAAGTGCCAATAGGATTACGACAGTGACTAAAGATTCATTTCAAGATGACAATAACAT TGAATTGTTGGACCTTTCCTATAACCTCATCCAGAACATTGATGAAGACGCATTCTTGACTTGCGCGAACCTCCAGGAGCTTAACCTCGGTAACAACAACATTACATTCGTCTTCCAACTGCCATCGCTGGTGCAGATCGCCATTTTGAAAACCAACACCCTATACCATTGGCCACAATTCCCAGCCAGCATTAAGTTGATCGATTTATCTTATAATCGATTGTCTGATGTATATGATGAGAGCAGAGCCGAATTCGACAATCTTGAA gTTTTGGACATAAGCGGAAACCAAATAACAGATTGGACCGTGGAGAAGAAGCTAAGCAACCTAATAAATCTAGATTTATCCTTCAACGCCCTGAAAGAGATACCAAAAACCCTTAACGCAGAGCTACTACCAAGTTTGAAAGTCCTAAGACTGGACGGCAATCCTTTAGAAACAATTTACTTCAAGAACATTCTAGCACTGAAGAATTTGTACTTGAATGATCTGGAAAAGCTGAAAGTGGTTGATGATAAGGCGTTTAGTAACGTGGTCGGGAGAGACGAGACTGATGGACATGAGATGATGGATTTAAGTTGTTTTTCGTTATCTCTGAGCAACTGCCGGTCACTGATGGAGATCAGGAGTCGAGCGTTTGATGGAACTTCTTTGTGTATG CTGGACTTGAGCAAGAACAACCTGACGCGTCTTCCCCGGTCGCTGTTGCCCTGGGCGGCCGTGCCGGAGGGCGTCAACCTGCAGGGCAACCCCTGGGCCTGCTCCTGCGACATGGAGTGGATGCTGGACGACGTCCTCGCCAGGATGTACGATAACAACGCTAACCTGCTTCTGGACCTCAG ATGCGCGTCGCCGCGCGCGCTGCGCGGGCTGCGGCTGGCGCACTGGTACAACTGGACCGAGCGCCCGCTGTGCGCGGACGAGTACGATGTCTACCCCAGGGCTGGCCCACACAATACTTACGTG ATGGAATCAACATCAACGTACACGCCCAAAGTGAACACACTGACAATAATTCTGGGAACTTGCATCGTCACCTTCCTAGTGGTGGCTGTGGTGCTCATAGTCTACCTCATTAGGACCCGGAAGAGGCACAGAGCGAGACAGGCTGCTATGAACAGAAAGAGACAGAGCGCTATCGACGCTAAGCACATCAATGGAGCAGATAAGGAACAGTTTTCGGCTTTGAATAAAGCGTGA